A region of Mustela lutreola isolate mMusLut2 chromosome 17, mMusLut2.pri, whole genome shotgun sequence DNA encodes the following proteins:
- the CASKIN1 gene encoding caskin-1 isoform X3, which produces MGKEQELVQAVKAEDVGTAQRLLQRPRPGKAKLLGSTKKINVNFQDPDGFSALHHAALNGNTELITLLLEAQAAVDIKDNKGMRPLHYAAWQGRKEPMKLVLKAGSAVNIPSDEGHIPLHLAAQHGHYDVSEMLLQHQSNPCMVDNSGKTPLDLACEFGRVGVVQLLLSSNMCAALLEPRPGDATDPNGTSPLHLAAKNGHIDIIRLLLQAGIDINRQTKAGTALHEAALCGKTEVVRLLLDNGINAHVRNTYSQTALDIVHQFTTSQASKEIKQLLREASAALQVRATKDYCNNYDLTSLNVKAGDIITVLEQHPDGRWKGCIHDNRTGNDRVGYFPSSLGEAIVKRAGGAHQPLGVDRGPGPRAGAEPSPSQAGSSSGPSAPPEEIWVLRKPFAGGDRSGSLSSVAGARGGGGHTLHAGSEGVKLLATVLSQKSVSESSPGDSPVKPPEGSAGATRAPPPAAHAGQVFGEQPPRKLEPASEGKANLAVWLSMIGLAQYYKVLVDNGYENIDFITDITWEDLQEIGITKLGHQKKLMLAVRKLAELQKAEYAKYEGGPLRRKAPQSLEVMAIESPTPAEPAPAECQSPKMTTFQDSELSGELQAAMTGPAEGVTTTTAEKPSNHLPPTPRASMRPEPSLGGQARHISSSQELLGDGPPGPGSPMSRSQEYLLDEGPAPGTPPKESRPSRHGHSVKRASVPPVPGKPRQVLPPGASHFTPPQTPTKAQPGSPQALGGPHGPTPATAKVKPTPQLLPPTERPMSPRSLPQSPTHRGFAYVLPQPVESDAGPTAPGPAPAAVPPPVPMLCLPPEADAEPGRPKKRAHSLNRYAASDSEPERDELLVPAAAGPYATVQRRVGRSHSVRAPAGTDKNVNRSQSFAVRPRKKGPPPPPPKRSSSAMASANLADESAPDAETEGAGTEEGRLGVRAQRRRASDLAGSVDTGSAGSVKSIAAMLELSSIGGGGRAARRPPEGHPTPRPASPEPGRVATVLASVKHKEAIGPDGEVVNRRRTLSGPVTGLLATARRGPGESGGPADHGHFVEDGATRQRSRGPAKGEASAEGPPLARVEASATLKRRIRAKQSQQENVKFILTESDTVKRRPKAKEREAGPEPPPPLSVYQNGTGTVRRRPTSEQAGPPELPPPPPPAEPPPSDLLHLPPLPPPDTDTRKPVKPPVSPKPVLAQPVPKIQGSPTPASKKVPLPGPGSPEVKRAHGTPPPVSPKPPPPPTAPKPAKATAGLQSGSASPSPAPSPARQPPTALAKPASTPPSLSASPAKPPSPGAPALHVPAKPPRAAAAAAAAAAAAGPPAAPDGASPGDSARQKLEETSACLAAALQAVEEKIRQEDAQGARPSSAEEKSTGSILDDIGSMFDDLADQLDAMLE; this is translated from the exons ATGGGGAAGGAGCAAGAGCTGGTGCAGGCGGTGAAGGCGGAGGACGTGGGGACCGCGCAGAGGCTGCTGCAGAGGCCGCGGCCCGGGAAGGCCA AGCTCCTGGGCTCCACCAAGAAGATCAATGTCAACTTTCAGGACCCTGACGG GTTCTCTGCCCTGCACCATGCAGCCCTGAATGGCAACACAGAGCTGATCACCCTGCTGCTGGAGGCCCAGGCTGCTGTGGACATCAAGGACAACAAAG GCATGCGGCCACTGCACTACGCAGCCTGGCAGGGGCGGAAGGAGCCCATGAAGCTGGTGCTGAAGGCAGGCTCAGCGGTGAACATCCCATCGGACGAGGGCCATATCCCTCTGCACCTGGCGGCCCAGCACGGCCACTACGACGTG TCAGAGATGCTGCTGCAGCACCAGTCCAACCCGTGCATGGTGGACAACTCGGGGAAGACGCCTCTGGACCTGGCCTGTGAGTTCGGCCGCGTTGGG GTGGTCCAGTTGCTCCTGAGTAGCAACATGTGTGCGGCCTTGCTGGAGCCCCGGCCGGGGGACGCCACGGACCCCAACGGCACCAGCCCCCTGCACCTGGCGGCCAAAAACGGCCACATTGACATCATCAG ACTCCTCCTCCAAGCTGGCATCGACATTAACCGCCAGACCAAGGCCGGCACGGCCCTGCACGAGGCCGCACTCTGTGGGAAGACAGAAGTGGTTCGGCTTCTGCTGGAT AATGGGATTAATGCCCATGTGAGGAACACCTACAGCCAGACGGCCCTGGACATCGTGCACCAGTTCACCACGTCCCAGGCCAGCAAGGAGATCAAGCAGCTGCTACGAG AGGCCTCGGCAGCCCTGCAGGTCCGGGCAACCAAGGATTATTGCAATAATTACGACCTGACCAGTCTCAATGTGAAAGCTGGGGACATCATCACG GTCCTCGAGCAGCATCCGGATGGCCGGTGGAAGGGCTGTATCCATGACAACCGGACAGGCAATGACCGGGTGGGCTACTTTCCATCGTCCCTGGGCGAGGCCATTGTGAAACGAGCAG GCGGTGCCCACCAGCCGCTAGGAGTAGACAGGGGTCCAG GTCCTCGAGCCGGCGCTGAACCAAGCCCATCGCAGGCGGGCAGTTCGTCAGGGCCCTCGGCACCCCCTGAAGAGATCTGGGTGCTGCGGAAGCCTTTTGCAG GCGGGGACCGCAGTGGCAGCTTGAGCAGCGTGGCCGGAGCCAGAGGCGGTGGGGGCCACACCCTGCATGCAGGCTCTGAAGGGGTCAAG CTCCTGGCAACAGTGCTCTCCCAGAAGTCCGTCTCCGAGTCCAGCCCCGGGGACAGCCCCGTCAAGCCTCCAGAAGGCTCCGCAG GTGCCACCCGGGCCCCGCCTCCAGCGGCCCACGCTGGGCAGGTGTTCGGCGAGCAGCCCCCCAGGAAGCTGGAGCCGGCATCGGAGGGCAAG GCGAACCTGGCGGTGTGGTTGTCCATGATCGGCCTGGCCCAGTACTACAAGGTGCTGGTGGACAACGGCTACGAGAACATTGACTTCATCACTGACATCACCTGGGAGGACTTGCAGGAGATTGGCATCACCAAGCTGG GACACCAGAAGAAGCTGATGCTGGCGGTGAGGAAACTGGCGGAACTACAGAAGGCAGAGTACGCCAAGTACGAGGGGGGACCCCTGCGCCGGAAGGCTCCGCAGTCGCTTGAAGTCATGGCCATTGAGTCGCCAACCCCAGCGGAGCCAGCCCCTGCTGAGTGCCAGTCTCCTAAGATGACCACCTTCCAGGACAGCGAGCTCAGTGGCGAGCTGCAGGCTGCCATGACCGGCCCGGCAGAGGGCGTTACCACCACCACTGCCGAGAAGCCCTCCAATCACCTGCCCCCCACGCCGAGGGCCTCCATGCGGCCAGAGCCCAGCCTGGGTGGACAGGCACGGCACATAAGCAGCtctcaggagctcctgggtgatGGGCCTCCCGGGCCTGGCAGCCCCATGTCACGGAGCCAGGAGTACCTGCTGGacgaggggccggctcccggcaccCCTCCCAAGGAGAGCCGGCCCAGCCGCCACGGCCACAGCGTCAAGCGGGCCAGCGTACCCCCGGTGCCAGGCAAGCCACGGCAGGTCCTTCCGCCGGGGGCCAGCCACTTCACGCCCCCCCAGACGCCCACTAAAGCCCAGCCAGGGTCTCCTCAGGCCCTGGGGGGGCCTCACGGTCCCACCCCAGCCACAGCCAAGGTGAAGCCCACTCCACAGCTGCTGCCACCAACAGAGCGGCCTATGTCACCCCGCTCACTGCCCCAGTCGCCCACACACCGTGGCTTTGCCTACGTGCTCCCCCAGCCGGTGGAGAGCGATGCTGGGCCCACGGCTCCCGGGCCTGCCCCTGCGGCTGTGCCCCCGCCCGTGCCCATGCTGTGCCTGCCTCCGGAGGCCGATGCGGAGCCAGGGCGGCCCAAGAAGCGCGCCCACAGCCTGAACCGCTATGCAGCATCCGATAGCGAGCCAGAGCGGGACGAGCTGTTGGTGCCAGCGGCTGCGGGGCCCTATGCCACAGTCCAGCGGCGTGTGGGCCGGAGCCACTCGGTGCGAGCGCCCGCCGGCACTGACAAGAACGTCAACCGCAGCCAGTCCTTCGCTGTGCGGCCCCGGAAGAAGgggccccccccgcccccccccaagcGTTCCAGTTCAGCCATGGCCAGCGCCAACCTGGCCGATGAGTCGGCCCCGGATGCTGAGACAGAGGGGGCTGGGACCGAGGAGGGCCGGCTGGGGGTGCGGGCACAGCGCCGGCGGGCTAGTGATCTGGCTGGCAGCGTGGACACAGGCAGCGCCGGCAGCGTGAAGAGCATCGCAGCCATGCTAGAGCTGTCCTCCATTGGGGGTGGGGGCCGTGCGGCCCGCAGGCCCCCGGAGGGCCACCCCACACCTCGCCCTGCCAGCCCGGAGCCAGGCCGGGTTGCCACAGTGCTGGCCTCCGTGAAGCACAAGGAAGCCATCGGGCCTGACGGTGAGGTAGTGAACCGGCGTCGCACGCTCAGCGGGCCTGTGACGGGACTTCTGGCCACTGCCCGCCGGGGGCCTGGGGAGTCAGGGGGGCCCGCAGATCACGGCCATTTCGTGGAGGACGGTGCCACCCGGCAGCGGTCTCGAGGCCCAGCCAAGGGTGAGGCAAGTGCGGAGGGCCCGCCCCTGGCCCGGGTGGAGGCCAGTGCCACGCTCAAAAGGCGCATCCGAGCCAAGCAGAGCCAGCAGGAGAACGTCAAGTTCATCCTGACTGAGTCTGACACAGTCAAGCGCCGGCCCAAGGCCAAGGAGCGGGAGGCAGGTCCCGAGCCACCCCCGCCACTGTCCGTGTACCAGAATGGCACAGGCACCGTGCGCCGCAGACCCACCTCGGAGCAGGCTGGGCCCCCTGaactgcccccaccacccccacctgcaGAACCACCGCCCTCCGACCTGTTGCACcttccccccctgcccccgcctgaCACTGATACCCGGAAGCCAGTGAAGCCGCCAGTCTCTCCCAAACCCGTGCTGGCTCAGCCGGTGCCCAAGATCCAGGGCTCACCGACGCCTGCCTCCAAGAAGGTGCCGCTGCCAGGTCCTGGTAGCCCAG AGGTGAAGCGCGCCCACGGCACGCCGCCGCCTGTGTCTCCcaagccgccgccgccgcccacgGCGCCCAAGCCGGCCAAGGCCACCGCGGGGCTGCAGTCGGGCAGTGCCAGCCCGTCCCCCGCGCCCTCGCCGGCTCGCCAGCCGCCCACCGCCCTCGCCAAGCCGGCCAGCACGCCGCCCTCGCTGAGCGCCAGCCCCGCCAAGCCCCCGTCCCCCGGCGCGCCCGCGCTGCACGTGCCCGCCAAGCCTCCGcgcgccgctgccgccgccgccgccgccgccgccgccgccgggcccCCCGCCGCGCCCGACGGCGCCTCGCCTGGAGACAGCGCCcgccagaagctggaggagacgAGCGCGTGCCTGGCGGCGGCGCTGCAAGCCGTGGAAGAGAAGATCCGGCAGGAGGACGCGCAGGGCGCACG cccctcgtCGGCGGAGGAGAAGAGCACCGGCAGCATACTGGACGACATCGGCAGCATGTTCGACGACCTGGCCGACCAGCTGGACGCCATGCTGGAGTGA
- the CASKIN1 gene encoding caskin-1 isoform X1 produces MGKEQELVQAVKAEDVGTAQRLLQRPRPGKAKLLGSTKKINVNFQDPDGFSALHHAALNGNTELITLLLEAQAAVDIKDNKGMRPLHYAAWQGRKEPMKLVLKAGSAVNIPSDEGHIPLHLAAQHGHYDVSEMLLQHQSNPCMVDNSGKTPLDLACEFGRVGVVQLLLSSNMCAALLEPRPGDATDPNGTSPLHLAAKNGHIDIIRLLLQAGIDINRQTKAGTALHEAALCGKTEVVRLLLDNGINAHVRNTYSQTALDIVHQFTTSQASKEIKQLLREASAALQVRATKDYCNNYDLTSLNVKAGDIITVLEQHPDGRWKGCIHDNRTGNDRVGYFPSSLGEAIVKRAGGAHQPLGVDRGPGPRAGAEPSPSQAGSSSGPSAPPEEIWVLRKPFAGGDRSGSLSSVAGARGGGGHTLHAGSEGVKLLATVLSQKSVSESSPGDSPVKPPEGSAGATRAPPPAAHAGQVFGEQPPRKLEPASEGKSAEAVSQWLSTFQLQLYAPNFVGAGYDLPTISRMTPEDLTAIGVTKPGHRKKITAEISGLSIPDWLPEHKPANLAVWLSMIGLAQYYKVLVDNGYENIDFITDITWEDLQEIGITKLGHQKKLMLAVRKLAELQKAEYAKYEGGPLRRKAPQSLEVMAIESPTPAEPAPAECQSPKMTTFQDSELSGELQAAMTGPAEGVTTTTAEKPSNHLPPTPRASMRPEPSLGGQARHISSSQELLGDGPPGPGSPMSRSQEYLLDEGPAPGTPPKESRPSRHGHSVKRASVPPVPGKPRQVLPPGASHFTPPQTPTKAQPGSPQALGGPHGPTPATAKVKPTPQLLPPTERPMSPRSLPQSPTHRGFAYVLPQPVESDAGPTAPGPAPAAVPPPVPMLCLPPEADAEPGRPKKRAHSLNRYAASDSEPERDELLVPAAAGPYATVQRRVGRSHSVRAPAGTDKNVNRSQSFAVRPRKKGPPPPPPKRSSSAMASANLADESAPDAETEGAGTEEGRLGVRAQRRRASDLAGSVDTGSAGSVKSIAAMLELSSIGGGGRAARRPPEGHPTPRPASPEPGRVATVLASVKHKEAIGPDGEVVNRRRTLSGPVTGLLATARRGPGESGGPADHGHFVEDGATRQRSRGPAKGEASAEGPPLARVEASATLKRRIRAKQSQQENVKFILTESDTVKRRPKAKEREAGPEPPPPLSVYQNGTGTVRRRPTSEQAGPPELPPPPPPAEPPPSDLLHLPPLPPPDTDTRKPVKPPVSPKPVLAQPVPKIQGSPTPASKKVPLPGPGSPEVKRAHGTPPPVSPKPPPPPTAPKPAKATAGLQSGSASPSPAPSPARQPPTALAKPASTPPSLSASPAKPPSPGAPALHVPAKPPRAAAAAAAAAAAAGPPAAPDGASPGDSARQKLEETSACLAAALQAVEEKIRQEDAQGARPSSAEEKSTGSILDDIGSMFDDLADQLDAMLE; encoded by the exons ATGGGGAAGGAGCAAGAGCTGGTGCAGGCGGTGAAGGCGGAGGACGTGGGGACCGCGCAGAGGCTGCTGCAGAGGCCGCGGCCCGGGAAGGCCA AGCTCCTGGGCTCCACCAAGAAGATCAATGTCAACTTTCAGGACCCTGACGG GTTCTCTGCCCTGCACCATGCAGCCCTGAATGGCAACACAGAGCTGATCACCCTGCTGCTGGAGGCCCAGGCTGCTGTGGACATCAAGGACAACAAAG GCATGCGGCCACTGCACTACGCAGCCTGGCAGGGGCGGAAGGAGCCCATGAAGCTGGTGCTGAAGGCAGGCTCAGCGGTGAACATCCCATCGGACGAGGGCCATATCCCTCTGCACCTGGCGGCCCAGCACGGCCACTACGACGTG TCAGAGATGCTGCTGCAGCACCAGTCCAACCCGTGCATGGTGGACAACTCGGGGAAGACGCCTCTGGACCTGGCCTGTGAGTTCGGCCGCGTTGGG GTGGTCCAGTTGCTCCTGAGTAGCAACATGTGTGCGGCCTTGCTGGAGCCCCGGCCGGGGGACGCCACGGACCCCAACGGCACCAGCCCCCTGCACCTGGCGGCCAAAAACGGCCACATTGACATCATCAG ACTCCTCCTCCAAGCTGGCATCGACATTAACCGCCAGACCAAGGCCGGCACGGCCCTGCACGAGGCCGCACTCTGTGGGAAGACAGAAGTGGTTCGGCTTCTGCTGGAT AATGGGATTAATGCCCATGTGAGGAACACCTACAGCCAGACGGCCCTGGACATCGTGCACCAGTTCACCACGTCCCAGGCCAGCAAGGAGATCAAGCAGCTGCTACGAG AGGCCTCGGCAGCCCTGCAGGTCCGGGCAACCAAGGATTATTGCAATAATTACGACCTGACCAGTCTCAATGTGAAAGCTGGGGACATCATCACG GTCCTCGAGCAGCATCCGGATGGCCGGTGGAAGGGCTGTATCCATGACAACCGGACAGGCAATGACCGGGTGGGCTACTTTCCATCGTCCCTGGGCGAGGCCATTGTGAAACGAGCAG GCGGTGCCCACCAGCCGCTAGGAGTAGACAGGGGTCCAG GTCCTCGAGCCGGCGCTGAACCAAGCCCATCGCAGGCGGGCAGTTCGTCAGGGCCCTCGGCACCCCCTGAAGAGATCTGGGTGCTGCGGAAGCCTTTTGCAG GCGGGGACCGCAGTGGCAGCTTGAGCAGCGTGGCCGGAGCCAGAGGCGGTGGGGGCCACACCCTGCATGCAGGCTCTGAAGGGGTCAAG CTCCTGGCAACAGTGCTCTCCCAGAAGTCCGTCTCCGAGTCCAGCCCCGGGGACAGCCCCGTCAAGCCTCCAGAAGGCTCCGCAG GTGCCACCCGGGCCCCGCCTCCAGCGGCCCACGCTGGGCAGGTGTTCGGCGAGCAGCCCCCCAGGAAGCTGGAGCCGGCATCGGAGGGCAAG AGCGCCGAGGCCGTGAGCCAGTGGCTCTCCACGTTCCAGCTGCAGCTCTACGCCCCCAACTTCGTCGGCGCTGGCTATGACCTGCCCACCATCAGCCGCATGACTCCGGAG GACCTCACGGCCATTGGGGTCACCAAGCCAGGTCATCGGAAGAAGATCACCGCGGAGATCAGCGGCCTGAGCATCCCTGACTGGCTGCCTGAGCACAAACCC GCGAACCTGGCGGTGTGGTTGTCCATGATCGGCCTGGCCCAGTACTACAAGGTGCTGGTGGACAACGGCTACGAGAACATTGACTTCATCACTGACATCACCTGGGAGGACTTGCAGGAGATTGGCATCACCAAGCTGG GACACCAGAAGAAGCTGATGCTGGCGGTGAGGAAACTGGCGGAACTACAGAAGGCAGAGTACGCCAAGTACGAGGGGGGACCCCTGCGCCGGAAGGCTCCGCAGTCGCTTGAAGTCATGGCCATTGAGTCGCCAACCCCAGCGGAGCCAGCCCCTGCTGAGTGCCAGTCTCCTAAGATGACCACCTTCCAGGACAGCGAGCTCAGTGGCGAGCTGCAGGCTGCCATGACCGGCCCGGCAGAGGGCGTTACCACCACCACTGCCGAGAAGCCCTCCAATCACCTGCCCCCCACGCCGAGGGCCTCCATGCGGCCAGAGCCCAGCCTGGGTGGACAGGCACGGCACATAAGCAGCtctcaggagctcctgggtgatGGGCCTCCCGGGCCTGGCAGCCCCATGTCACGGAGCCAGGAGTACCTGCTGGacgaggggccggctcccggcaccCCTCCCAAGGAGAGCCGGCCCAGCCGCCACGGCCACAGCGTCAAGCGGGCCAGCGTACCCCCGGTGCCAGGCAAGCCACGGCAGGTCCTTCCGCCGGGGGCCAGCCACTTCACGCCCCCCCAGACGCCCACTAAAGCCCAGCCAGGGTCTCCTCAGGCCCTGGGGGGGCCTCACGGTCCCACCCCAGCCACAGCCAAGGTGAAGCCCACTCCACAGCTGCTGCCACCAACAGAGCGGCCTATGTCACCCCGCTCACTGCCCCAGTCGCCCACACACCGTGGCTTTGCCTACGTGCTCCCCCAGCCGGTGGAGAGCGATGCTGGGCCCACGGCTCCCGGGCCTGCCCCTGCGGCTGTGCCCCCGCCCGTGCCCATGCTGTGCCTGCCTCCGGAGGCCGATGCGGAGCCAGGGCGGCCCAAGAAGCGCGCCCACAGCCTGAACCGCTATGCAGCATCCGATAGCGAGCCAGAGCGGGACGAGCTGTTGGTGCCAGCGGCTGCGGGGCCCTATGCCACAGTCCAGCGGCGTGTGGGCCGGAGCCACTCGGTGCGAGCGCCCGCCGGCACTGACAAGAACGTCAACCGCAGCCAGTCCTTCGCTGTGCGGCCCCGGAAGAAGgggccccccccgcccccccccaagcGTTCCAGTTCAGCCATGGCCAGCGCCAACCTGGCCGATGAGTCGGCCCCGGATGCTGAGACAGAGGGGGCTGGGACCGAGGAGGGCCGGCTGGGGGTGCGGGCACAGCGCCGGCGGGCTAGTGATCTGGCTGGCAGCGTGGACACAGGCAGCGCCGGCAGCGTGAAGAGCATCGCAGCCATGCTAGAGCTGTCCTCCATTGGGGGTGGGGGCCGTGCGGCCCGCAGGCCCCCGGAGGGCCACCCCACACCTCGCCCTGCCAGCCCGGAGCCAGGCCGGGTTGCCACAGTGCTGGCCTCCGTGAAGCACAAGGAAGCCATCGGGCCTGACGGTGAGGTAGTGAACCGGCGTCGCACGCTCAGCGGGCCTGTGACGGGACTTCTGGCCACTGCCCGCCGGGGGCCTGGGGAGTCAGGGGGGCCCGCAGATCACGGCCATTTCGTGGAGGACGGTGCCACCCGGCAGCGGTCTCGAGGCCCAGCCAAGGGTGAGGCAAGTGCGGAGGGCCCGCCCCTGGCCCGGGTGGAGGCCAGTGCCACGCTCAAAAGGCGCATCCGAGCCAAGCAGAGCCAGCAGGAGAACGTCAAGTTCATCCTGACTGAGTCTGACACAGTCAAGCGCCGGCCCAAGGCCAAGGAGCGGGAGGCAGGTCCCGAGCCACCCCCGCCACTGTCCGTGTACCAGAATGGCACAGGCACCGTGCGCCGCAGACCCACCTCGGAGCAGGCTGGGCCCCCTGaactgcccccaccacccccacctgcaGAACCACCGCCCTCCGACCTGTTGCACcttccccccctgcccccgcctgaCACTGATACCCGGAAGCCAGTGAAGCCGCCAGTCTCTCCCAAACCCGTGCTGGCTCAGCCGGTGCCCAAGATCCAGGGCTCACCGACGCCTGCCTCCAAGAAGGTGCCGCTGCCAGGTCCTGGTAGCCCAG AGGTGAAGCGCGCCCACGGCACGCCGCCGCCTGTGTCTCCcaagccgccgccgccgcccacgGCGCCCAAGCCGGCCAAGGCCACCGCGGGGCTGCAGTCGGGCAGTGCCAGCCCGTCCCCCGCGCCCTCGCCGGCTCGCCAGCCGCCCACCGCCCTCGCCAAGCCGGCCAGCACGCCGCCCTCGCTGAGCGCCAGCCCCGCCAAGCCCCCGTCCCCCGGCGCGCCCGCGCTGCACGTGCCCGCCAAGCCTCCGcgcgccgctgccgccgccgccgccgccgccgccgccgccgggcccCCCGCCGCGCCCGACGGCGCCTCGCCTGGAGACAGCGCCcgccagaagctggaggagacgAGCGCGTGCCTGGCGGCGGCGCTGCAAGCCGTGGAAGAGAAGATCCGGCAGGAGGACGCGCAGGGCGCACG cccctcgtCGGCGGAGGAGAAGAGCACCGGCAGCATACTGGACGACATCGGCAGCATGTTCGACGACCTGGCCGACCAGCTGGACGCCATGCTGGAGTGA